One Tunturibacter gelidoferens genomic region harbors:
- a CDS encoding prolipoprotein diacylglyceryl transferase family protein: protein MHPYLLHSGHLLLPTFGVLAALGLMAALTLSLRTAAIVGLDPDKLWNAGLFTLLCAFALSRILLIATNLHNFLAYPILLLTVPSLTSTGILLTLLAALVYLRIRHLPLLDTLDAWSPCASLVWAFLALGHFAEGSDAGLPTTLPWGIRIPPSHTRLHPVALYAAIAAAILTLILLKQLKNRRQPGDAVSLALAAAGTLQFLLTFFRQPYPYTTTSPYILLDPIQWIALGMIVVAAIILLLPRKLVSHAV, encoded by the coding sequence GTGCACCCCTACCTTCTCCACTCCGGCCACCTCCTCCTTCCCACCTTTGGAGTTCTCGCCGCCCTTGGCCTTATGGCCGCCCTCACACTCAGTCTCCGCACCGCCGCAATCGTCGGCCTCGACCCCGACAAGCTCTGGAACGCCGGCCTCTTCACTCTTCTCTGCGCCTTTGCTCTCTCCCGCATCCTTCTCATCGCCACCAATCTCCACAACTTCCTCGCCTATCCCATCCTTCTCCTCACGGTCCCCTCCCTTACCTCCACCGGAATCCTCCTCACCCTTCTCGCCGCGCTCGTCTATCTCCGCATCCGCCACCTCCCGCTCCTCGACACCCTCGACGCCTGGAGTCCCTGCGCCTCGCTCGTCTGGGCCTTCCTCGCCCTCGGACACTTCGCCGAAGGCAGCGACGCCGGCCTCCCCACCACCCTCCCCTGGGGCATCCGCATCCCGCCGAGCCACACCCGCCTCCACCCCGTCGCGCTCTACGCCGCCATCGCCGCAGCAATCCTCACGCTGATCCTCCTAAAGCAGCTAAAAAACCGCCGTCAGCCCGGAGACGCTGTCTCTCTGGCCCTCGCCGCCGCAGGCACGCTCCAGTTTCTCCTCACCTTCTTCCGCCAGCCCTACCCGTACACCACCACCTCCCCCTACATCCTCCTCGACCCCATTCAGTGGATCGCTCTCGGTATGATCGTTGTAGCGGCCATCATCCTGCTGCTGCCAAGAAAGCTGGTCTCCCATGCCGTCTAA
- a CDS encoding class I SAM-dependent methyltransferase, translating to MTQLAASAAELPLGDRSFDIVLASDVLEHIPPPVRMKVISEALRVADKLVIFGFPCGKEAHDSDRALRQEYLDNNLKVPEWLEEHMEADFPEPSLFGNLHGWKVEQFSNESLGFHKWMMKREMNRLFVRVTGRISRSLPGLTEKLLRNRDGNPSYRQIFVLTRI from the coding sequence ATGACTCAGCTGGCAGCATCAGCTGCTGAATTACCTCTCGGTGATAGATCCTTTGATATTGTGCTCGCCTCGGATGTTTTGGAGCATATACCTCCGCCTGTCCGAATGAAGGTGATCAGCGAAGCACTCCGGGTGGCCGACAAACTCGTGATCTTTGGATTCCCTTGCGGAAAAGAGGCCCACGACTCCGACAGAGCCCTGCGCCAGGAGTACCTGGACAACAATCTCAAAGTTCCGGAGTGGCTCGAGGAGCATATGGAAGCCGATTTCCCCGAACCAAGCCTGTTCGGCAATCTGCACGGATGGAAGGTTGAGCAATTCAGCAATGAGAGCCTTGGCTTTCACAAATGGATGATGAAGCGAGAGATGAACCGGCTATTTGTTCGTGTCACAGGGCGAATTTCTAGGTCTTTACCCGGCCTTACTGAAAAATTACTCAGGAATAGGGACGGAAATCCCTCATACCGGCAAATTTTTGTGCTGACCAGGATTTAG
- a CDS encoding VWA domain-containing protein has product MNQVSSLKLPVFLLSLILAATPLNAQTDSGPSPATNPAPSAQPPATPAPAASQQPVATPSQTPAQSGQASPQVDEPVTTLQVQVNEVNLIFTVIDKHGKFITGLKRENFGLLDDGRPPTAVLRFTQQTNLPLRVGIMLDTSSSIRQRFQFEQDSAIEFLLQILHLNDRAFVEGFDIETDVAQDFTNNVDLLNQGIRKLRPGGGTALFDALYKTCKDQMLPLQETGAVRRALILVSDGDDNYSRVQESDAIKMCQRADTIVYTISTNISPSKDKGDDVLKAISDATGGQAFYPVKLEDVAIGFRNIEEELRSQYHLVYRPADLRMDGSFRTIYLQANDPRFKVRAQKGYFSPRPPQ; this is encoded by the coding sequence ATGAACCAAGTCTCTAGCCTCAAACTCCCCGTTTTTCTGCTCTCTCTCATCCTCGCCGCCACGCCTCTGAACGCTCAAACCGACTCAGGACCCAGCCCGGCGACAAACCCCGCACCATCTGCTCAACCGCCCGCTACTCCGGCTCCCGCCGCCTCCCAGCAGCCGGTCGCGACGCCGTCGCAAACTCCTGCCCAGTCCGGCCAGGCCAGCCCACAGGTCGACGAGCCCGTAACCACCCTTCAAGTCCAGGTCAACGAAGTCAATCTCATCTTCACCGTCATCGACAAGCACGGTAAATTCATCACTGGCCTCAAACGCGAAAACTTCGGTCTCCTCGACGATGGCCGTCCCCCCACCGCCGTTCTACGCTTCACCCAGCAGACTAACCTTCCCCTGCGTGTCGGCATCATGCTTGATACCTCCAGCTCCATCCGTCAGCGCTTCCAGTTCGAACAGGACTCCGCCATCGAGTTCCTCCTCCAGATCCTCCACCTCAACGACCGCGCCTTCGTCGAGGGCTTCGACATCGAAACTGACGTAGCCCAGGACTTCACCAACAACGTCGATCTCTTGAATCAAGGCATCCGCAAGCTCCGTCCCGGCGGCGGCACCGCACTCTTCGACGCTCTGTATAAAACCTGCAAAGACCAGATGCTCCCCCTTCAGGAGACAGGAGCCGTCCGCCGCGCCCTCATCCTCGTCTCCGACGGCGACGACAACTACTCCCGCGTCCAGGAGTCCGACGCCATCAAGATGTGTCAGCGTGCCGACACCATCGTCTACACCATCTCCACCAACATCAGCCCCAGCAAAGACAAAGGCGACGACGTCCTCAAAGCCATCTCCGACGCCACCGGCGGCCAGGCCTTCTACCCCGTCAAGCTCGAAGACGTGGCCATCGGCTTCCGCAACATCGAAGAAGAGCTCCGCAGCCAGTACCACCTCGTCTACCGCCCCGCCGACCTCCGCATGGACGGCTCCTTCCGCACCATCTACCTCCAGGCCAACGACCCCCGCTTTAAGGTCCGTGCCCAAAAAGGCTACTTCTCCCCCCGCCCACCCCAATAG
- a CDS encoding AMP-binding protein, which produces MPTRPHLAVLLDDFRRFGHQTAIVQYTGNRRKATSYQEIATLAERFSALLAARNLQVGDRLILWAQNSAEWVAAFYGCILRGIIAVPLDAYGTPDFAARVASDVRPSLIVGDATLLQTLPNDWPRLSFEDWPTTLPPTVTADQAIPTLSHDTPLQILFTSGTTGEPKGIVHTHGNILASFEPIRNAAQPYMRYERIVHPLRFLHTLPLSHVFGQMMGLWVPSIFAAEVHFESRLTAPRLIETIRRERISVLAGVPRVLALLKTNLETEHPNLTARLAAAQGISAQKRWWRFRDIHSLFGFKFWAFVTGGGALPAPIEQFWNALGFVLVQGYGMTETSALITLNHPFKVARGTMGKPLPGRDVKIQPDGEVLVRGPMISPATWSGGALQQRTDEWLATGDLAEAQPTGELRFLGRKSETIVTATGVNLHPEDLEAAFEQEHEVAACAVVPIEGPTGPEPCAVLALRTTPDHAPAILQRANTRLAEFQRIRRWAIWPEPDLPRTSTGKIKRAAVAQWLASREANNGSAATSPSALPSTDWLLTLITQITGESLPAEQPSQDPEAKDQDLRLAEDLRLDSLGRVQLQDALEQRFGTPLPQDQFDHTETLNQLRQLLIHSGNESLEPIQPLPSNDTPSSEISNSTTPPHRSETTPPPEPRTSPAATHYLYPHWPWSLPIRWIRSAFIEFVAQPLVWFLAAPRVSPTTPHPATTPQSPAPQPAEPLLIIANHVTAYDLSLLFYALPRAIRLHTAVAMSGEMLEDFRHARNQHPRWLNPLGPPTWLLLTALFNVFPLPRLRDFQRSFAHAGNALDHGFHVVVFPEGTRSPDGTLAPFRPGIGLLVKQSSAAVLPMAIQGLGELKTRKRRWFRSGALQVRTGQPIRFAPDDSEAAITARLHAEVETLLAKNQP; this is translated from the coding sequence ATGCCCACCCGCCCCCACCTGGCCGTACTCCTTGACGACTTCCGTCGCTTCGGCCACCAGACAGCCATCGTCCAGTACACCGGCAACCGCCGCAAAGCCACCAGCTACCAGGAAATCGCCACCTTGGCCGAACGCTTCTCCGCACTTCTGGCCGCGCGCAACCTCCAGGTCGGCGACCGCCTCATCCTCTGGGCGCAGAACAGCGCCGAATGGGTCGCCGCCTTCTACGGCTGCATCCTTCGCGGCATCATCGCCGTCCCCCTCGACGCCTACGGCACCCCCGACTTCGCCGCTAGAGTAGCCTCCGACGTCCGCCCCTCCCTCATCGTCGGCGACGCCACCCTCCTCCAAACCCTCCCCAACGACTGGCCACGTCTCTCCTTCGAAGACTGGCCCACCACCCTCCCCCCCACAGTAACGGCAGATCAAGCCATCCCCACCCTCTCCCACGACACACCCCTCCAGATCCTCTTCACCTCCGGCACCACCGGCGAGCCCAAAGGCATCGTCCACACCCACGGCAACATCCTCGCCAGTTTCGAGCCCATCCGCAACGCCGCCCAACCCTACATGCGCTACGAGCGCATCGTCCACCCTCTCCGCTTCCTCCACACCCTCCCCCTCAGCCACGTCTTCGGCCAGATGATGGGCCTCTGGGTCCCCTCCATCTTCGCCGCCGAGGTCCACTTCGAATCCCGCCTCACCGCCCCGCGCCTCATCGAAACCATCCGCCGCGAACGCATCTCCGTCCTCGCCGGAGTTCCCCGTGTCCTCGCCCTGCTCAAGACCAACCTCGAAACCGAACACCCAAACCTCACCGCACGCCTCGCAGCCGCCCAAGGCATCTCCGCACAAAAGCGCTGGTGGCGCTTCCGCGACATCCACTCCCTCTTCGGCTTCAAGTTCTGGGCCTTCGTCACCGGCGGAGGCGCCCTCCCCGCACCCATCGAGCAGTTCTGGAACGCCCTCGGCTTCGTCCTCGTCCAGGGCTATGGCATGACCGAAACCTCCGCCCTCATCACCCTCAACCATCCCTTCAAGGTAGCCCGCGGCACCATGGGCAAGCCCCTCCCCGGCCGCGACGTCAAGATCCAACCCGACGGCGAGGTCCTCGTCCGCGGCCCCATGATCTCCCCCGCCACCTGGTCCGGAGGCGCCCTCCAGCAACGCACCGACGAGTGGCTCGCCACCGGCGATCTCGCTGAAGCCCAGCCCACCGGCGAACTCCGCTTCCTCGGCCGCAAAAGCGAAACCATCGTCACCGCCACCGGCGTCAACCTCCACCCCGAAGACCTCGAAGCCGCCTTCGAGCAGGAGCACGAAGTAGCCGCCTGCGCCGTCGTCCCCATCGAAGGCCCCACGGGCCCCGAACCCTGCGCCGTCCTCGCCCTGCGCACTACCCCCGACCACGCCCCCGCCATCCTCCAACGCGCCAACACCCGCCTGGCCGAGTTTCAACGCATCCGCCGCTGGGCCATCTGGCCGGAGCCCGATCTCCCCCGCACCTCCACCGGCAAAATCAAACGAGCCGCCGTAGCCCAATGGCTGGCCAGCAGGGAAGCCAACAACGGAAGCGCAGCCACATCGCCATCCGCACTCCCATCCACCGACTGGCTCCTCACCCTCATCACCCAGATCACCGGCGAGAGCCTCCCGGCCGAGCAACCATCTCAAGATCCCGAAGCCAAAGATCAAGACCTCCGCCTCGCCGAAGACCTTCGCCTCGACAGCCTCGGCCGCGTCCAACTCCAGGACGCCCTCGAGCAACGCTTCGGCACCCCGCTCCCGCAAGACCAATTCGACCATACGGAGACGCTAAACCAACTACGCCAGCTCCTCATTCACTCCGGCAACGAGTCACTCGAGCCAATCCAGCCACTGCCGTCGAACGACACACCATCCTCCGAAATCTCCAACTCCACCACGCCGCCGCACAGATCCGAAACCACTCCACCACCCGAACCCAGAACCTCACCAGCCGCCACGCACTACCTCTATCCACACTGGCCCTGGTCGCTCCCTATCCGCTGGATTCGCTCCGCATTCATAGAGTTCGTAGCCCAACCCTTAGTCTGGTTTCTAGCCGCACCCCGCGTCTCTCCAACTACCCCGCATCCAGCAACAACTCCGCAATCACCTGCTCCGCAACCAGCAGAACCACTCCTGATCATCGCCAACCACGTCACCGCCTACGATCTCTCCCTCCTCTTCTACGCCCTCCCACGCGCCATCCGCCTCCACACCGCCGTCGCTATGTCCGGCGAGATGCTCGAAGACTTCCGCCACGCCCGCAACCAGCATCCCCGCTGGCTCAACCCACTCGGCCCGCCCACCTGGCTCCTCCTCACAGCCCTCTTCAACGTCTTCCCCCTCCCGCGCCTGCGCGACTTCCAGCGCAGCTTCGCCCACGCCGGCAACGCCCTCGACCACGGCTTCCACGTCGTCGTCTTCCCCGAAGGAACCCGCTCCCCCGACGGCACGCTCGCCCCCTTCCGCCCCGGAATCGGTCTGCTCGTAAAACAATCCTCCGCAGCGGTTCTGCCCATGGCGATCCAAGGCTTAGGCGAACTCAAAACCCGCAAACGCCGCTGGTTTCGCTCCGGCGCCCTCCAGGTGCGCACCGGCCAACCCATTCGCTTCGCCCCAGACGACTCCGAAGCCGCCATCACTGCCCGTCTCCACGCCGAAGTCGAAACGCTCCTCGCGAAAAATCAACCATAA
- a CDS encoding RluA family pseudouridine synthase codes for MPSKNMLPKGQRRRTVKPEYRATRGVEETIPPPVPVVEFDEVEEDSDAVRTFTADPAAANLRLDLYLAQALPDISRARVQLLIEAGQVRVDGNPAKPKQKLHGGESIEIEGSPQPAPLHAIPEDISLDILHEDKYLAVINKPAGMMVHAGSGATEDARNRGTLVNALLFHFAKLSDVGGDLRPGIVHRLDKLTSGLILVAKDDSTHRKLGDMFSRRQVTKTYVALLHGHVKKDDTTVNLSIARDLIRRTRMTTRRADGRTAVSHFHVLERLTTSYGPFTMVEVRIETGRTHQIRVHAQSLGHPVVGDTLYGAPHAIPGLDPALNLERNFLHAAHLSFTHPQTGKPMDLASPLPVELESFLQAIRANSTTIE; via the coding sequence ATGCCGTCTAAGAACATGCTCCCCAAGGGCCAGCGTCGCCGCACCGTAAAACCCGAGTACCGCGCCACCCGAGGCGTAGAAGAGACCATCCCTCCCCCAGTCCCCGTCGTCGAGTTCGACGAAGTCGAAGAAGACTCCGACGCAGTCCGCACCTTCACCGCCGACCCCGCCGCCGCCAACCTCCGCCTCGATCTCTACCTCGCCCAGGCCCTCCCCGACATCTCCCGCGCACGCGTCCAGCTCCTCATCGAAGCCGGCCAGGTCCGCGTCGACGGCAACCCCGCCAAGCCCAAACAAAAACTCCACGGCGGCGAGTCCATCGAGATCGAAGGCTCCCCCCAACCCGCGCCCCTCCACGCCATCCCCGAGGACATCTCCCTCGACATCCTCCACGAAGACAAGTACCTCGCCGTCATCAACAAACCCGCCGGCATGATGGTCCACGCAGGCTCTGGCGCGACCGAAGACGCCCGCAACCGCGGAACCCTCGTCAACGCACTCCTCTTCCACTTCGCCAAACTCTCCGACGTAGGCGGCGATCTCCGCCCCGGCATAGTCCACCGCCTCGACAAGCTCACCAGCGGCCTCATCCTCGTCGCCAAAGACGACAGCACCCACCGCAAGCTCGGCGACATGTTCTCCCGCCGCCAGGTCACCAAAACCTATGTCGCCCTTCTCCACGGCCACGTCAAAAAAGACGACACCACCGTCAACCTCTCCATCGCCCGCGACCTCATCCGCCGCACCCGCATGACCACACGCCGTGCCGACGGCCGCACCGCCGTCTCCCACTTTCACGTTCTCGAACGTCTAACCACTTCCTACGGTCCCTTCACAATGGTTGAGGTCCGCATCGAAACGGGCCGCACCCACCAGATCCGCGTCCATGCCCAGTCCCTCGGCCATCCCGTCGTCGGCGACACGCTCTACGGAGCTCCCCACGCCATCCCCGGCCTCGACCCCGCTCTTAATCTCGAGCGCAACTTCCTCCACGCTGCCCATCTCTCCTTCACCCATCCGCAGACCGGCAAACCGATGGATCTCGCATCCCCGCTCCCTGTCGAACTTGAGTCGTTTTTGCAAGCAATTCGCGCGAATTCGACCACAATTGAGTAG
- a CDS encoding YncE family protein: MRNPYRSALFLALITALPLYLRAQQNSASLVAPPLILTGAIPLPNVSGRIDHFAIDPLHNRLFVSALGNNTEEIVNLSGQAVTHTISGIPHPQGVVYSPETNKLFVGSDQGKLYIYDGSTFALLATLDFGDDVDNLRYDPADKRVYVGYGDEKTGAIAMVDAASNQRLPEEFKLGAHPESFQLASSSPEIYVNLPDLKQIAVINRRTQAISRWPLKFESNFPMALDESGHRLFVATRTPARLVVFDTATGRMVAALPAARDSDDLYFDSTRKRIYVPGGEGSLSVFQQVDPDHYSLLAKLPTALGARTGGYLGKGRKGFARLYLAVPARADHGAELWIYTLQDE; encoded by the coding sequence ATGAGAAATCCATACCGTTCTGCTCTGTTCCTCGCACTGATCACGGCCTTGCCCCTCTATCTCCGTGCTCAACAGAACTCCGCCTCGCTCGTCGCTCCTCCGCTGATCCTCACTGGAGCCATTCCTCTGCCGAACGTTTCAGGCCGCATCGACCACTTTGCGATCGATCCTCTGCACAACCGGCTCTTCGTCTCCGCCCTCGGCAACAACACCGAAGAGATCGTCAACCTCAGCGGCCAGGCTGTCACTCATACCATCTCTGGCATCCCCCATCCGCAAGGCGTGGTCTACTCGCCCGAGACCAACAAGCTCTTCGTGGGAAGCGACCAGGGCAAGCTCTACATCTACGATGGCTCGACCTTCGCGCTTCTCGCCACTCTCGACTTCGGCGATGACGTCGACAACCTCCGCTACGACCCCGCCGACAAACGCGTCTACGTCGGCTACGGCGATGAAAAGACCGGTGCCATTGCCATGGTCGATGCAGCCTCTAATCAACGCCTCCCCGAAGAGTTCAAACTCGGCGCGCACCCAGAGTCCTTTCAGCTCGCCTCCTCCAGCCCCGAGATCTACGTCAACCTCCCCGATCTCAAGCAGATCGCCGTCATCAATCGCCGCACCCAAGCCATATCACGCTGGCCGTTGAAGTTCGAGAGCAACTTCCCCATGGCGCTCGACGAATCCGGCCACAGGCTATTCGTCGCCACCCGCACCCCCGCCCGCCTGGTCGTCTTCGATACCGCCACCGGCCGCATGGTCGCCGCCCTACCCGCCGCTCGCGATTCCGACGATCTTTACTTCGACTCCACCCGCAAGCGCATCTATGTCCCCGGCGGAGAAGGCTCCCTCAGCGTCTTCCAGCAGGTCGATCCCGATCACTACAGCCTCCTCGCCAAGCTGCCCACCGCCCTCGGCGCACGCACCGGCGGGTATTTAGGCAAAGGCAGAAAAGGCTTCGCCCGCCTCTACTTAGCCGTTCCCGCCCGCGCCGACCACGGTGCCGAACTCTGGATCTACACCCTGCAGGACGAATAG
- a CDS encoding cell division protein ZapA has product MNQTLEAQTREAPQATQQPAAEPTQSQSIAVEIYDQIYHLRGTDPAYIERLAAVVDAKMRAVASHGNTVDSLRVAVLAALNIADELCCARDRSDNLAGSLQNSQQSLRSRAGDLSHLLDELLEDRKVG; this is encoded by the coding sequence ATGAACCAGACTCTAGAAGCGCAGACTCGCGAAGCCCCCCAGGCCACTCAACAGCCCGCCGCCGAGCCCACGCAGAGCCAGTCCATCGCCGTCGAAATCTACGATCAGATCTACCATCTCCGCGGCACCGACCCCGCTTACATCGAGCGACTCGCCGCCGTCGTCGACGCCAAGATGCGCGCCGTAGCCTCCCACGGCAATACCGTCGACTCGCTCCGCGTAGCCGTCCTCGCCGCCCTCAACATCGCCGACGAGCTCTGCTGCGCCCGCGACCGCAGCGACAACCTCGCCGGCAGCCTGCAGAACTCCCAGCAGTCCCTTCGCTCCCGCGCCGGCGACCTGTCCCACCTCCTCGACGAACTCCTCGAAGACCGCAAAGTCGGCTGA
- a CDS encoding alpha/beta hydrolase: MDQTDFERYVLNLLFVALKPFVADESGWEYKPVVSLLSGYSLSRFYDMTEALFSRLITVNSHSQSGADRAQQQVSLILTSNRELQTPRSLAQGLSGVILANAPRQQQQQQQQQQQQQQQQQQQQQQQQEQQQQEQQQQYDYFTFTGLLPTDQRDAVFLPRPESLLPRVVVTALPPSPPVVAPPPSRITAPTRSTGGATSPPSRGGAAPPPPAPVKLPHNCTAVQIFYATDRERKDDKKLGYTFTAKRSSDEALRYGECTVSIPATHKLGELESPSFLRFEFRPNPEKHIVLQVVTSLEEDAFFESVKKRVDSSPAKDAFIFVHGYNVDFDTAARRAGQFAFDLGFIGAPILYSWPSNGTFEDYASDAANVGWTASHLERLLRLLEARSGANKIHLIAHSMGNRAVCDALKSLSYDRPAQAHPLLHHLVLAAPDIDAETFRQLASALRLVSDHITLYASSKDKALAASAKLHKYPRAGGIPVLVLPDVESIDASAVASDFLAHSYFAGTYPLLSDIYELLSDDKPASKRFALRSATGTDGVYYMFKP; this comes from the coding sequence ATGGATCAAACAGACTTCGAACGGTACGTCCTGAACCTCCTCTTTGTCGCTCTCAAGCCGTTCGTCGCAGACGAGTCCGGCTGGGAATATAAACCCGTAGTGTCGCTCCTGAGTGGCTACTCGCTCTCCCGGTTCTATGACATGACCGAAGCCTTATTCTCCAGGCTCATCACCGTCAACAGCCACAGTCAATCGGGAGCCGACAGAGCGCAGCAACAGGTCTCGCTCATCCTCACCAGCAACAGAGAGCTCCAGACGCCACGCTCACTCGCCCAAGGTCTCTCCGGCGTCATCCTCGCCAATGCCCCGCGTCAGCAACAACAGCAACAACAGCAACAGCAACAACAGCAGCAACAGCAACAGCAGCAACAACAGCAGCAGCAGGAACAACAACAGCAGGAACAACAACAGCAGTACGACTACTTCACCTTCACCGGACTTCTCCCCACCGACCAGCGCGATGCAGTCTTCCTGCCCCGCCCCGAAAGCCTTCTTCCTCGCGTGGTTGTCACCGCGCTACCACCCTCGCCCCCCGTCGTCGCTCCACCACCCTCGCGCATAACCGCCCCAACACGCTCGACGGGAGGCGCCACTTCACCACCCTCGCGGGGAGGTGCCGCTCCACCTCCCCCCGCCCCAGTCAAACTCCCCCACAACTGCACCGCCGTGCAGATCTTTTACGCGACCGACCGTGAACGCAAAGACGACAAAAAGCTAGGCTACACCTTCACCGCAAAACGTTCCTCCGACGAAGCCCTCCGCTACGGCGAGTGCACCGTAAGCATCCCAGCCACCCACAAGCTCGGGGAACTCGAGTCTCCCTCCTTCCTGCGATTCGAGTTCCGGCCCAACCCCGAAAAACATATCGTCCTGCAGGTGGTCACCAGTCTCGAGGAAGATGCGTTCTTCGAAAGCGTCAAGAAACGAGTCGACAGTTCGCCGGCCAAGGACGCCTTCATCTTCGTCCACGGCTACAACGTCGACTTCGACACCGCAGCTCGCCGTGCCGGTCAGTTCGCCTTCGATCTCGGCTTCATCGGAGCTCCCATCCTCTACAGCTGGCCCTCCAACGGCACCTTCGAGGACTACGCCAGCGACGCCGCAAACGTTGGCTGGACCGCAAGCCATCTCGAGCGGCTCCTGCGTCTTCTCGAAGCTCGCAGCGGCGCAAACAAGATTCACCTCATCGCCCACAGCATGGGCAATCGCGCGGTATGCGACGCCCTCAAGTCCCTAAGCTACGACCGCCCCGCGCAAGCCCATCCCCTCCTGCACCACCTCGTGCTGGCCGCGCCCGACATCGATGCCGAGACCTTCCGTCAACTCGCCTCGGCCCTGCGCCTGGTCTCCGATCACATCACTCTCTACGCCTCCTCCAAAGACAAAGCACTCGCGGCCTCGGCGAAGCTCCACAAATACCCAAGAGCGGGAGGCATCCCGGTACTCGTCCTCCCGGACGTCGAGAGCATCGATGCTTCCGCCGTCGCAAGTGACTTCCTCGCGCACTCCTACTTCGCCGGAACCTACCCGCTTCTCTCCGACATCTACGAGCTCCTCTCCGACGACAAGCCCGCATCGAAGCGATTCGCTCTCCGCTCCGCAACCGGCACCGACGGCGTCTATTACATGTTCAAGCCATAA